A section of the Perognathus longimembris pacificus isolate PPM17 chromosome 7, ASM2315922v1, whole genome shotgun sequence genome encodes:
- the Sfn gene encoding 14-3-3 protein sigma, translating into MERASLIQKAKLAEQAERYEDMAAFMKGAVEKGEELSCEERNLLSVAYKNVVGGQRAAWRVLSSIEQKSQEEASEEKGPEVQEYREKVEGELRGVCDTVLGLLDSHLIKEAGEAESRVFYLKMKGDYYRYLAEVATGDDKKRIIDSARSAYQEAMDISKKEMPPTNPIRLGLALNFSVFHYEIANSPEEAISLAKTTFDEAMADLHTLSEDSYKDSTLIMQLLRDNLTLWTADNAGEEGGEAPEEPQS; encoded by the coding sequence ATGGAGAGAGCCAGTCTGATCCAGAAGGCCAAGCTGGCCGAGCAGGCGGAGCGCTACGAGGACATGGCCGCCTTCATGAAGGGCGCGGTGGAGAAGGGCGAGGAGCTGTCCTGCGAGGAGCGCAACCTGCTCTCGGTGGCCTACAAGAACGTGGTGGGCGGCCAGCGGGCGGCCTGGAGGGTCCTGTCGAGCATCGAGCAGAAGAGCCAGGAGGAGGCGTCGGAGGAGAAGGGCCCCGAGGTGCAGGAGTACCGGGAGAAGGTGGAGGGCGAGCTCCGGGGCGTGTGCGACACGGTGCTGGGCCTGCTGGACTCGCACCTCATCAAGGAGGCCGGGGAGGCCGAGAGCCGCGTCTTCTACCTGAAGATGAAGGGCGACTACTACCGCTACCTGGCCGAGGTGGCCACCGGGGACGACAAGAAGCGCATCATCGACTCGGCCCGCTCGGCCTACCAGGAGGCCATGGACATCAGCAAGAAGGAGATGCCGCCCACCAACCCCATCCGCCTGGGCCTGGCCCTGAACTTTTCCGTCTTCCACTACGAGATCGCCAACAGCCCCGAGGAGGCCATCTCCCTGGCCAAGACCACGTTCGACGAGGCCATGGCCGACCTGCACACCCTCAGCGAGGACTcctacaaggacagcaccctcaTCATGCAGCTGCTGCGCGACAACCTCACTCTGTGGACAGCCGACAATGCCGGGGAGGAGGGCGGCGAGGCTCCCGAGGAGCCCCAGAGctga